A region of the Silene latifolia isolate original U9 population chromosome 9, ASM4854445v1, whole genome shotgun sequence genome:
AGAGATCATGTAACTATGTTAACAGAACTTGTAGAGTTGTAGGCACTCTCATATTCTCGGTCACGCCATTGAGTTTTCACTTGGAATGTAAAAATCAAACGTGACATCTACTGATCCTGATGTCTCGCCTCTATCTTTGTATTCCACATTCATGATCGACCCAGCCTCATCGTCCTCTTGATACTCGGCTTTTACTCTTCTTACGGGGACAGTTACAGAGCAAACAGTTCCAAGACCCATATCTGTGGACACGCTGAGCTGGACCTTGTCCTGAGACTCTATCTCCACGAAATCTGATAGAGCATTTACTATGCTTTTCACTATTTTCTTTTTAGCTTCATCACTAACGGCACAACGGTCCGCAAATAAGATCATTTTCAAGCGTTGCTTAGCAATCATCGCATTAGAGTTCTTTCTCGTTTTGGAAGGAGGAAaaacaatcttccaagctaagttTAGACGTTCAAAGAAGTTCAAGTTGATAGCATTCAGTAGAAAGGTCTCAGCATCTTGGCTAAAGGAGTTTACAGAGGTTTTACCATCTTCTGCAAGTCCGAAAGTTAGATTTGATTGGCAGCGCACTGTTAGACCATTTGACGTACTGGTTGATTGTTTTGGTGGTATCTCGGGAAAACTAAGCCTGACGCCTGAGAAACGACAATGGCCTACCTGCATCAAGAGCAGTAAATTTTAAATCAAGTGGCTGAGGTAGCATGAAGTGTTGTATTCAGGAGCTAGTCATTCAAGTTCACATTAGTTTGATGCAGATTTCACCAAAACCATGATCTACCATAGAGCATAACCAAACTGTTCATAGTGCTGTGACATTAAAATCCTGGTTTGTTACTTGCTTCCGGAATACGGTCTTTGCTCCTGGAATCGGTGGTTGTGGTCTTATACTCTTATCTAGGTCATGTTGCCATAAATAAGACTGATATCACCACAAAACGT
Encoded here:
- the LOC141598770 gene encoding cell division topological specificity factor homolog, chloroplastic — its product is MAISGDLGIFATLAPHRKSHIFPSSSHLSSSSKVGHCRFSGVRLSFPEIPPKQSTSTSNGLTVRCQSNLTFGLAEDGKTSVNSFSQDAETFLLNAINLNFFERLNLAWKIVFPPSKTRKNSNAMIAKQRLKMILFADRCAVSDEAKKKIVKSIVNALSDFVEIESQDKVQLSVSTDMGLGTVCSVTVPVRRVKAEYQEDDEAGSIMNVEYKDRGETSGSVDVTFDFYIPSENSMA